The following are from one region of the Silene latifolia isolate original U9 population chromosome 9, ASM4854445v1, whole genome shotgun sequence genome:
- the LOC141600474 gene encoding L-type lectin-domain containing receptor kinase S.4-like, protein MSNFLKIILSPLFYLVLNFFSTHAQLTQFIYNDFSTAGNTITLKDSAKLLNHNKFIQLTNTTQREMGHAFYSTPIKFKNSPNAASVLPFSTSFTFGTVPEFQKLGGHGMAFVISPTLDLSKKALPSQYLGLFSAADIGNLTNHVFAVEFDTVQDFEFGDINDNHIGIDLNSLVSNASVTAAYTMENSTTVNVTMKDGQTIQCWVEYDPVTSLINVTISVSRVKPTKPLISYKYDLSQILNETMYVGFSGSTGLLASSHYVLGWSFNMSGPSMSLPMPPLPIPSNANIKRKVTLAISLSTSLAIFVVLVVFIGIYVIFRIKDRDIIEEWELTVGPHRYPYHDLRKATKGFREKELLGRGGFGRVYHGVLPKSNTQIAVKRINHESKQGLPEFVAEIASIGRLRHRNLVQLLGWCRRRGDLLLVYDYMPYGSLDKYLFNKSNQGMVLSWEQRFRIIKGVASGLLYLHEGWEKVVIHRDIKASNVLLDVDFNGRLGDFGLARLHDHGTALGTTRVVGTLGYLAPEMSRTGHVTTSSDVFAFGALLLEVVCGRKPIEHKASTPEELILVDWVWQKFSEGKVMDVLDPKLKGQFNEREVITAIKLGLMCSSDDPKARPSMRVVVRYLEGEMALPEVLRAPSLSDDRGYGEPPLENYVYSYATSSSGVSLHSYTTKEGLRGIAGYASVSPSTM, encoded by the coding sequence ATGTCTAATTTCCTCAAAATCATCTTATCTCCATTATTCTACCTTGTACTAAACTTTTTTAGTACGCATGCACAACTAACTCAATTCATCTACAATGATTTTAGTACAGCAGGTAACACAATAACCTTGAAAGATTCAGCAAAACTACTAAACCATAACAAATTCATACAATTAACCAACACAACTCAACGTGAAATGGGACATGCCTTTTACTCCACCCCAATCAAATTCAAAAACTCCCCAAATGCCGCCTCTGTTCTCCCGTTTTCTACATCCTTCACTTTCGGCACCGTTCCCGAATTTCAAAAACTAGGAGGACATGGCATGGCATTTGtcatttctcctacactagaCCTCTCCAAAAAAGCCTTGCCTAGTCAATACTTAGGCCTTTTTAGTGCAGCCGATATCGGAAATTTAACCAACCATGTGTTTGCTGTGGAGTTTGATACAGTTCAGGATTTCGAGTTTGGTGATATAAATGATAATCATATTGGGATTGATTTAAATAGCTTGGTTTCGAATGCTTCAGTTACTGCTGCATATACGATGGAAAATTCGACCACGGTTAACGTGACAATGAAAGATGGTCAGACAATACAATGTTGGGTTGAATATGATCCTGTTACTAGTCTTATTAATGTCACAATTTCGGTTTCAAGAGTAAAGCCAACAAAGCCGCTGATTTCATATAAATATGATTTGTCCCAAATTCTGAATGAAACTATGTACGTTGGTTTTTCCGGATCAACAGGGTTATTAGCAAGTTCACATTATGTACTTGGTTGGAGTTTTAATATGAGCGGACCTTCAATGTCTCTCCCGATGCCTCCTTTACCAATTCCATCAAATGCTAATATTAAACGTAAGGTAACTTTGGCTATATCCTTGTCCACGTCACTAGCTATTTTCGTTGTCCTTGTCGTCTTTATTGGTATTTATGTTATCTTTCGGATTAAGGACCGCGATATAATCGAAGAATGGGAGCTTACGGTTGGACCTCATAGGTATCCTTACCATGATCTTAGGAAAGCTACCAAGGGTTTTCGGGAAAAGGAGCTTCTTGGGAGGGGTGGATTTGGTAGAGTTTATCATGGGGTTTTGCCCAAATCAAATACTCAAATCGCGGTTAAGAGGATTAATCATGAATCGAAGCAGGGGTTGCCGGAGTTTGTGGCTGAAATCGCGAGTATTGGTCGGCTTAGACATAGGAATTTGGTTCAATTGTTGGGGTGGTGTCGTAGAAGAGGTGATTTGTTGCTTGTTTATGATTATATGCCTTATGGTAGTTTAGATAAGTACTTGTTTAATAAGAGTAATCAAGGTATGGTACTTAGTTGGGAACAAAGGTTTAGGATAATTAAGGGTGTTGCCTCAGGACTACTTTATTTACATGAAGGATGGGAGAAAGTTGTGATTCATAGAGATATAAAGGCGAGTAATGTGTTACTAGATGTTGATTTTAATGGTCGTCTTGGTGATTTTGGACTAGCTCGGTTACACGATCATGGGACGGCCTTAGGCACCACTAGGGTCGTGGGTACGTTAGGATACCTAGCTCCCGAAATGTCACGTACGGGTCATGTAACAACTAGTTCGGACGTGTTTGCATTCGGGGCATTATTGTTGGAGGTGGTATGTGGAAGGAAGCCCATTGAACATAAGGCGTCTACGCCCGAGGAATTGATCCTTGTTGATTGGGTTTGGCAAAAATTTAGTGAGGGTAAGGTCATGGATGTTTTAGACCCAAAATTGAAGGGCCAATTTAATGAAAGGGAGGTGATTACCGCCATAAAATTGGGATTGATGTGTTCGAGTGACGACCCAAAGGCTAGGCCGAGTATGAGGGTGGTCGTGAGATACTTGGAAGGGGAAATGGCATTGCCGGAAGTTTTGAGAGCACCGAGTTTAAGTGATGATCGAGGTTACGGGGAACCGCCTCTAGAGAATTATGTGTATTCATATGCTACGTCTTCGTCAGGGGTGAGCTTACACTCGTACACTACTAAAGAGGGACTCAGAGGAATTGCTGGTTATGCTAGTGTTAGTCCAAGTACTATGTGA